The DNA sequence AGGGGACTGGGAATTTCATAGCAGCCCTTCTGAGGGCATCTTTGGCATCAAGAAAATTCTTCTTGTTGGTTTTTATGGTTAAAACCCTCTGATTTGCTTTCACTAAGGCAACAGAGCTTACTGGTTTTCCGAAAGCTTTTCTCATACCGTCCTGCACACGGTCTGCACCGGCACCAGTGGCCATTGGGTTTTCCCTGACTATATGGTGTGGGTAAACCCTTATCTTTAAATGGTAACCCATCCTACCTGATTTTCGTTGCATGTACCGGTTGGTGGCTATCCTGGCAGCTTCCAGTGCATTGTGAGATAACTGGGCCTTTTCTTTAAGAGCCAAGCTCACTGTTAAAGGGAATTCTCCAGAGAGGTTTCCCATGTCATATTGAACAATTCTGGAACCCGGAATTTTACGTATATAATCTTTTCTAGTATATGCTCTTACCATCTATTATTCCTCCTTATATAAATGTTATTTAAAGCTTGAAAGTCAATATTAAAGCTATAAATGTTATTTCTCAGCCTGGAAAGGTAAATATGATATCAATGAACCAGGTAGAAATCAATAGTACAATTAGTTTGGAGAATTATAATATATAAAATGATCAATGGAGTAACTCATCTTTTTATATAAGCAGTCTCAGTTGTTTGATTGAAATTAAAATATAAAAAATTCATGTAACTAATTGATATATAGAATATATAATTTTTTCCTTACCTATTTTTTATGGTATGGCCTCTATTGATTTTTTTAAAACTAATGTTTATGGAAATTTTTAACATGACTAATCTTACATTTTTAATAACTATTTAATTTTAGGAATACACTCACTTTTGAAATGATTCATTTTCCAAGAATTTATTAATATTAAATTTACATAGATAGCTTTACATAAGTTTTCAGTAGAAATTTTAAAATATCTTGTTCATTTTCTCTTAAATGTGGTGAAATTATGAAAATCGCAGTAACTGGAAAGGGAGGAGTGGGTAAAACCACACTGGCTGGTACTCTGGCTGTTATTTTATCTAAAAAGTATAAAGTGTACGCCATTGATGCTGACCCGGATATGAACCTGGCAGGGAGTCTGGGGATACACCAGCCCATAACACCCATATCCAAAATGAAAGATCTCATTAAGGAAAGAACTGGAGCAGAGCCAGGATCATCCTTTGGAGAGGTGTTCAAGATGAACCCTACCATATCTGATCTTCCAGAGTCCCTTTCAACCAATTACGACCATGATGGTCATCTTAAAATTCTGATTATGGGGACTGTTGATAAGGGTGGGGATGGATGTGTATGTCCGGCATCAGTGATGTTAAAGGCCATTTTGCGAAACTTAATCATTAAAAAAGATGAAATGGTAATTTTAGATATGGAAGCAGGAATAGAACACTTGGGAAGGCGTACTGCAGAGGCCGTGGATGTTATGATTATTGTAGCAGAACCTGGACTCAAATCCCTGGAAACAGCCAGCCGGATTAAAAAACTGGCCACTGATATAGGTATTCAGAACGTGGTGGCAGTGATTAACAAGGTTGCCAGCGAGTCTGAGGAAAAGTTTGTAGAAGAAAAACTTAAAGAAATGGATGTGGATGTGTTGGGCAGCATACCCCGGGATGATCTGGTTGTCAAGGCAGATATGGAAGGCCTTCCTTTGGTAGATTACCCTGATTCGGCGGCCCTTCAGTCAATTGAGATAATTGCAGAAAATATTTTAAATCGTTGCCCCTCTAATTAACATGTCGATGAGGTCTAACATGAAGATCAAAGCCACCATCACATTCTGTTACCAGAACGATAAGCAGGCAGAAGTTGCTTTTAAATCACTTCTACCTGACAACATGGGTTATTTAGAGTCGCGTCAAAGCCATAATTCTTTAATCTGTAATTTAAAAGGAAAATCACTTAAAACAATTCTTTCCACAGCAGATGACCTTATATTTTCGGAGATGCTGGTTGAGAAAGTATTGGAGATTCAATAAAAATAATAAATTTGCAAAAAAAGTTATAATAATATTTAAAACACTGTTATAACCTGAAGGATGTTATAAAAATGAAATTCACATTAGAAGGAGAATTTTTACTCAGTAAAGAGGCTGATGAAGCATTAGATAATATTACCAACTTCATTGAGCAAGCTAACAATGACCTACTCCTGAAGGGAGTTGCACCGGATCAAAAAGACGATGCTTCCCAGATTGTGGAGTGGAACCTAGAAGGTAACATTATCCATCTGAAAATAGTCTCCGGTAGAAGGGGAAGAGCACATGATGCACTTCTACGGATGAAAAAACCCCTCACACAGCTTTTAGGCCCCAAGTACCATATTGGTGTTCGGAAAATAACTGTTCAGGATTATCAGATTGAAATTCCATCCCCAGAAATGGTGGATGTCAGCGAAATGCCCTATGTGGATGGGGCAACATTCAAGGAGGGGAAAATGGTCATCGAATTCCAGCAACTGGAAGAGGGAGATCTCAGAAACCATGTGGTGGATCGGGTGGTTAAGCATGTTCTGGCAGAGACTGAAAGGATGGTTTCTACTGAAGACTTAGATGAGGATGCCGATGACATTTTAACCCGCCAGGTCACCAAAATCGAACCCGGAACCATAACAGGACGCAGCCCTAAGTTTCCAGTGTTTTTTGAAGGAGATCCCACCGAAGAAGCAGTTAAACAGGGTTGGGTTAAGAAATTCCCTGGTAAGGGACAGTGGTTCTACGGACCAAAATTCATTGCACTGCAGCGTGCTATTGAAGATATATTTATGGAGGTTCTGGTGGAGAAACTGGAGTTCTTCGAGTGCATGTGGCCTAAACTTATTCCAATCCCCGTGATGAATAAGATGCGTTACCTGGAAGGACTTCCTGAGGGAATGTATTACTGCAGTGCGCCACGTCGAGACCCCAAACTATTTAAAAAATTCAAAAATGAGCTTTTAATAAAAAAAGAAGTCCCAATTGATCGCCTGAAAGATGGTTTGAAGGATCCTTCCTATGTTCTGGCCCCGGCTCAGTGCGAACCATTTTATGAGTTTTTCAGTCATGAAGTCCTGGATGAGAAGGAACTACCTATAAGACTCTTTGATAAGAGTGGATGGACCTACCGCTGGGAAGCTGGTGGAGCCAAAGGCCTGGATCGCGTGCATGAATTCCAGAGGATTGAACTGGTCTGGTTAGGTACACCGGATCAGGTGGAAGAGATTCGTGACGCTACCCTGGAGATATCACAGGAACTGGCCAACAGGATGGAACTGGAATGGTACACTGAAATCGGTGACGACCCATTCTACCTGGAAGGTCGAAAGGTGGAAGAAAGAGGCATAGAATTCCCTGACGTCCCCAAATATGAGATGCGTGTTGTGGTGCCCGGTGCTGATAAAGGAGTAGCAGCAGTTTCAGCCAATGTCCACGGAACCCACTTCACTGAAGGGTTTTCCATCAAAGAAACCCATAACCACACATTATGGACTGGATGTACAGGTATTGGAATAACCAGATGGCTATTTGGTTTCCTGGCACAGAAAGGTTTTGATAAAGAGAACTGGCCAGATATGGTTCGAGAAAGAGTAGGAACTGTTCGCACACCTAAGGTTCTGACCTGGCCTTAAATAATATAGGTTTGGTAGTTCTACTGAAGAATTTAACAATCAGTAGAATTTTTTTTCCTTTTTTTATTTTCTTTTTTTAATTTAAATTTAGTTTTAAAACATTTGATTTATAAAATATCAATTTATTATAAAATAAAACTGAAAACATGTCACAAATCACGTTAGAAATAATAAAAAGTTTAGGATTGAAAAAATAAAAAAATAATCAAATAAAGAAGATAGGAAGAATATGTGTTTATTCTTCTTTGGTTTCTTCTTCAGTTAGCTTTTCTGGAACTTCTTCAGTAGAAACCTCTTCGACAGGAACCTCTTCGACAGGAACCTCTTCTTCAGTAGACTCGTCTACTTCTTCCTTACGGGTGAATGAGTCCACGAATTCTACTGTAGCAATGTCCATGTTTTCCTGGATGTCCCGTGCAATTCTGAACCTGGCCATGGTTACATCCATGTAGGGGCGCTGGTCGAATTTGGCCATTTCATCCATGTTAATGACCACTTTATCATCTTCAATTGTCACCTGGTGTTTTTCAGAGTCCAGGTTGGGGGTGGGGTAATGCAGGCCTATCATACTTTTGACTTTTTCGGTGTCATCTTCAATGATTTCCACTACTTTAAGCTGGTATTCCAGGTTTTTACCGGCCAGTTCGTGGTTGAAGTCCAGTCTTACACGGCCCCCACTGACACTCCTAATGATACCGGTGTTTCCTTCTGAGGTTATGGCCATTCCCACTTGTGGTTTTATGCCCTGTTTTTTGAACTCAGACATGGGCACCAGTTGTATTAATTGGGGGTCGCGTTCACCGAATGCTTCTTCAGGAGTTAACTGGATGGTTTTTTCTTCACCTGCTTCCATTTCCTCCAGTTCGGATTCCATGCCTTTAAGGACATGACCTCCACCAACAATTATAGATAGGGGTCCGTATGTTTTCTTATCTGAGTGTATTTCATTTTTCTCTGCAATTTCTTCATCAGTTGTGTCAAAGATTTCACCGGTTTCTATAATCTTTCCGGTGTATTCAAGCTTTATAAAGTCTCCATTATTCACTGGCATATCTCTAGCCTCCTATGTGATATTCTCATTTTAAATTCTCTTAGCACTTCTTTATTTTTATAGTTTAATATGCGTATGGTTGAGGGGTAATTCTCAATATACCTGTGCATAGTATCCTTATCAATCCGCGCCTCTAATGATGATAAGACCCTTTGTGTGTGGTGTCTACTGAAACCACGTGCAATACAATTTTTTATTTCGTTTACTGTATTAAATGGTCTTTTGTCAATTATGTTTTCAATGGTACGCTCATCGACTAGGCTGAAGGATTTGAGATCAGGAACTGTGGCATTGTTAGCTACATGCAGGATGGTTTCTTCATCCCTAAGCTGGTGCAGTGGTGCTCTGCCTTTTTCCATCTCTACTTTTAGGATATTAATGGTTGGGGAAGGTAACATTTCCTCTGCTGACTCCAGCACTCCAGAAACAACTGCTTCCCTGATTATTGTACCACTTATACCTTCCAGACGGGGTATAAATATGAATCTATCCTGGAAGTTGAAGCCAATTTTAGTTAAAGATTTTGATAGGGATACAATAACATAGTTATCCTCATTGAGCCGTCCTTTTAATAAGATTTCTCCGTTTTCCATGTCCACCATGCGATATGGTTTAGGGGCAATGCCTCTTCCTTTACCTATTTTCTCCAGTAAAATTTCAAATTCAGGATCTTCCTTGTATCCACGGGGGATGTAATCCGCGTCCAGGGCCTGGAATGTCTTGGCCAGGCAGAGGGAGTACTGTCCCGATCCCATTATACCCATGGGTGGACCTTCAACCACAATATCCGCACCAACCGCAATTGCTGCTTCTGCACGTGCCTGTCTGGTCATGATGTAGGGTAATCCTCTCCCACTGCGTTCGAATAGTCCGGGGACTACTGCCACGAATATTCCCTCTGGAACCTTTTTTTTGGCCTCCAGAAGACAGTGCAGATGACCATTATGCAAGGGATTGTATTCTGTGAAATCGGCTAAAATTTTAGTGTCTGATGGATCTGATTCAGAAACTTTAGATTCAGACTCTTTATATGGAGGTCGTAACCTCACATCTTCCAGAAACTGTTTCCTATCTCTGGCAATAATTTCTTTAACTAAAGTTTCTCTAGAAGACATGGTATCCCATTAAACTTATTGTTATCATTATTGTTATATGATTATCATTACAGATCATAAGTAATGAAATTTCATGAGCTTTGTTTGAAGTTTCGAGAAATTTAGAAAACAAATTGATTATAGGAAATAATCGATGCGTCACCATACTAAAAGAATAGGAGTTAAGTATGCTGGATTTATGTATCACCAATTGTAAACTGGATATGGATACTGAAGAGGTTTGTTTGGGAATTAAAGATGAGAAGATAGTTTCTATTAAAAAATTACCATCAAATGCCACTGAAACAATTGATGTTGCAGGTAAACTGGTTCTTCCCGGACTTATTGATGCTCATGTTCATTTTAGAGACCCTGGACTTACCATTAAGGAGGATTTTTCCACAGGTAGTGCTGCTGCAGCTGCTGGGGGTTTTACCACTGTACTGGATATGCCCAACACAGTTCCACCCACCAACACCCCCCATGACTTCAGGGATAAAATAGGGATCGCCAGTCGTAAGAGTCTGGTGGACTTTGGCCTACATGCCGGTGTTGCTGATCTATCCAATATTGGGGAACTTGCCAAATTACGGCCTGCGTCTTTTAAGATCTTCATGGATACAGTGGATCATGAGTTTTTAATTGAGGCTTTCAGCAATATAAGCGGGGTCTCTGGAGATCATCTAATCTCATTACATGCTGAAGATCCACAAGTGGTTAATCAGTGCACCAAAAAGATGAAAATGAAGGGATCCAGTCCTGAATTATATGCTGAAGCTCGTCCTCCCCATGCCGAAATTGAAGCAGTTGCCTCGGCAGTTTCACTGGCAAATAAGTTCAACCAAAGAATACATTTTTGCCATGTGAGCACCAGAAAATCCTTAAAACTCATCAGTGAGGCC is a window from the Methanobacterium sp. Maddingley MBC34 genome containing:
- a CDS encoding FKBP-type peptidyl-prolyl cis-trans isomerase (PFAM: FKBP-type peptidyl-prolyl cis-trans isomerase); translation: MPVNNGDFIKLEYTGKIIETGEIFDTTDEEIAEKNEIHSDKKTYGPLSIIVGGGHVLKGMESELEEMEAGEEKTIQLTPEEAFGERDPQLIQLVPMSEFKKQGIKPQVGMAITSEGNTGIIRSVSGGRVRLDFNHELAGKNLEYQLKVVEIIEDDTEKVKSMIGLHYPTPNLDSEKHQVTIEDDKVVINMDEMAKFDQRPYMDVTMARFRIARDIQENMDIATVEFVDSFTRKEEVDESTEEEVPVEEVPVEEVSTEEVPEKLTEEETKEE
- a CDS encoding dihydroorotase, multifunctional complex type (PFAM: Amidohydrolase family~TIGRFAM: allantoinase; dihydroorotase, multifunctional complex type); amino-acid sequence: MLDLCITNCKLDMDTEEVCLGIKDEKIVSIKKLPSNATETIDVAGKLVLPGLIDAHVHFRDPGLTIKEDFSTGSAAAAAGGFTTVLDMPNTVPPTNTPHDFRDKIGIASRKSLVDFGLHAGVADLSNIGELAKLRPASFKIFMDTVDHEFLIEAFSNISGVSGDHLISLHAEDPQVVNQCTKKMKMKGSSPELYAEARPPHAEIEAVASAVSLANKFNQRIHFCHVSTRKSLKLISEAKKSGLKITSEITPHHLFLDSGYLKTYGNLAKTNPPLRDNKNRLQVKDLHEIDIIGTDHAPHTLDEKKKDVWNAPPGIPGLETILPLLLTQLNQGKIGLGNIKRLLCETPAKIFNIPNKGFIREGMDADLVVVDLKKEDNIDPAKFQSKAKYSPFEGFHVQGVPVMTMVRGESIMDNGEILKNQGKFVYPNTVNIKKDIN
- a CDS encoding ribosomal protein L10.e (PFAM: Ribosomal protein L16p/L10e~TIGRFAM: ribosomal protein L10.e) is translated as MVRAYTRKDYIRKIPGSRIVQYDMGNLSGEFPLTVSLALKEKAQLSHNALEAARIATNRYMQRKSGRMGYHLKIRVYPHHIVRENPMATGAGADRVQDGMRKAFGKPVSSVALVKANQRVLTIKTNKKNFLDAKDALRRAAMKFPVPCRIIIDEGAELVK
- a CDS encoding CO dehydrogenase maturation factor (PFAM: CobQ/CobB/MinD/ParA nucleotide binding domain) → MKIAVTGKGGVGKTTLAGTLAVILSKKYKVYAIDADPDMNLAGSLGIHQPITPISKMKDLIKERTGAEPGSSFGEVFKMNPTISDLPESLSTNYDHDGHLKILIMGTVDKGGDGCVCPASVMLKAILRNLIIKKDEMVILDMEAGIEHLGRRTAEAVDVMIIVAEPGLKSLETASRIKKLATDIGIQNVVAVINKVASESEEKFVEEKLKEMDVDVLGSIPRDDLVVKADMEGLPLVDYPDSAALQSIEIIAENILNRCPSN
- a CDS encoding putative nucleotidyltransferase (PFAM: Protein of unknown function (DUF795)), translating into MSSRETLVKEIIARDRKQFLEDVRLRPPYKESESKVSESDPSDTKILADFTEYNPLHNGHLHCLLEAKKKVPEGIFVAVVPGLFERSGRGLPYIMTRQARAEAAIAVGADIVVEGPPMGIMGSGQYSLCLAKTFQALDADYIPRGYKEDPEFEILLEKIGKGRGIAPKPYRMVDMENGEILLKGRLNEDNYVIVSLSKSLTKIGFNFQDRFIFIPRLEGISGTIIREAVVSGVLESAEEMLPSPTINILKVEMEKGRAPLHQLRDEETILHVANNATVPDLKSFSLVDERTIENIIDKRPFNTVNEIKNCIARGFSRHHTQRVLSSLEARIDKDTMHRYIENYPSTIRILNYKNKEVLREFKMRISHRRLEICQ
- a CDS encoding seryl-tRNA synthetase (PFAM: tRNA synthetase class II core domain (G, H, P, S and T)~TIGRFAM: seryl-tRNA synthetase, Methanococcus jannaschii family) gives rise to the protein MKFTLEGEFLLSKEADEALDNITNFIEQANNDLLLKGVAPDQKDDASQIVEWNLEGNIIHLKIVSGRRGRAHDALLRMKKPLTQLLGPKYHIGVRKITVQDYQIEIPSPEMVDVSEMPYVDGATFKEGKMVIEFQQLEEGDLRNHVVDRVVKHVLAETERMVSTEDLDEDADDILTRQVTKIEPGTITGRSPKFPVFFEGDPTEEAVKQGWVKKFPGKGQWFYGPKFIALQRAIEDIFMEVLVEKLEFFECMWPKLIPIPVMNKMRYLEGLPEGMYYCSAPRRDPKLFKKFKNELLIKKEVPIDRLKDGLKDPSYVLAPAQCEPFYEFFSHEVLDEKELPIRLFDKSGWTYRWEAGGAKGLDRVHEFQRIELVWLGTPDQVEEIRDATLEISQELANRMELEWYTEIGDDPFYLEGRKVEERGIEFPDVPKYEMRVVVPGADKGVAAVSANVHGTHFTEGFSIKETHNHTLWTGCTGIGITRWLFGFLAQKGFDKENWPDMVRERVGTVRTPKVLTWP